The DNA region AACACCCGCGGCACCTGGCTTTTCGGGAGTGGCAAAAAGTCCACACGCGCCAGGAAGCTCCGCCACGTCGTTACAGAAGATGATACCTCCGTCTACGAGGCCGTCGCTGTGGCGCCTTTCTCTCGTTCTCCCAGCGCCCGTAGCTACCTTCGCTCCAACACCAGCTCCTCCGTCGCGCCTCAGCCATTGCCCTTGCCGGAGCTTCCATCTCCCTCCCAGCTTCGTCAGAAAGACGCTTCCGACTGCCGGTTGCCCTCTCCCAGAGACACCACCTCCGCCCCCTCCTGCAGAAGCCAAGAACATGAAGCCCCTATCGAGCCAGTCAGCATTGTCACCACTGGCTTTCGGATGCGCAGGtaattcttctccttcttctttttaATCATTATCAGCAATTTTATTGTAAACATTAGGTATATATTTACAATGCATGTTAACAATgctttttacataaaaaaaaaaagagatgagaGAAGTATGAGATAAGATGGTTGACATAACAATGAAAGGtggatagaaaaaaaaaaaaaaaacagtgttGTAGATAGTTTTGGATAGAAATGTTATATGAATTTAAGAATTGAAGTGTATATGGGATgaaatttatgaaaaagttgTTTTTGGAAGTATAAGAAGCAAAGATTAGCATGACATGTTTCCAATACATTTAGAATTTTTGTGGAATCTGCTAAATTACATGAGTTTTATTCTAAGTTAGTTGATTTCACCTTAATTTCAAGCCATGAAAAAATTATCAGCAAAATATGTGTTGTTCAGTTTCACTTCTTGCATTTGGCAAGTATATATTTTCCTATTCATGTTAGTGGTATCCTTCTTTTGTTCCCTCTTTTCCATGAGTACTGAATCTGCCTAGTTTTGAATCATAACTCGTTTAAGAGGTGTTTTGTAGCTGCATATTTTCCTGACGTCTGGATTTGTCTGCACAGTGTTTTTGCAAGCCAAGAGACAAGAAAGAATTCGGAGCACATGGAGATGAGGTCCCCCGGGACTGGTGGTTGTGCTTCTACAACTGCAAGCACTCGAGGAAATAACAACTTCTCCATTAGTGTCCCCTCGAGGAGTGCTCATAGCAGTCCCTTTGCTAGCCCCACAATCAGCCCAAAGAATACCAGCCATGATGATTTTATACCATATTATTATGTATCACCCAAAGGAAGTCAGTTCTGGTCTGCACCAGAGATGCCCACATCTGAAGCTCACCCACCTCCAGCTTTCTTTGATTTATCAGCACTAGGTACTGATAATAATGCTACTTCTCCCCATCAAAGAAGTCCCCGGCAACAACACATCACTTCGCCGCTACCCAGGTTATCCCATGACACCGCAACAGCACGCCGTGAAAGTATTGCTCCCCTCACTGTTCACCCTTTACCCTTGCCTCCTTGGGCTGGGACATCCTTGCCTTCACCCTCTGCAACCTTTTCACAACCTGTGGCCATGGCCAGGACAGAATCCTTGTCTATGACAAGCCAATGGCAAAAGGGGAAACTTATTGGGAGAGGTACCTTTGGAAGTGTTTATGTTGCCACCAATAGGTACGTGTATGGAAATTttatgcatgtttggaaattcttctacaattgattataaagtcaaaatcaattttgatgaGAAGCTTCCGTGAATAACTTGAGTGCGGGAATTGAATCTGAGGAAAAATaaatgatccaaacatgctagcCAATTTAAGTCTTCTATAATTCTCTCATGGAAGTTCTAAAACAGGTTTTGGTTCCTTGCAGAGAAACTGGAGCATTGTGTGCAATGAAAGAGGCAGAAATATTTTCTGATGATCCAAAATCTGCCGAGTGTATAAAGCAGTTAGAGCAGGTATAGGATACATGAAGTGTGAAAAATGCTCTCCCTTGTTTTTTAAACTAATTTTTACCGTTGTTTTTCTCAGGAAATTAACGTTCTTAGCCATCTGAAACATCCGAACATTGTGCAGTATTTTGGTAGTGAAATAGTAAGCACTCTTGTTCGTGATTAGGTGTTCCATGTCCATGATTAATCATTATTTATAGAACTTCCACAAACCTTACAATATCTTTGGGTTATGTGTTCTCAGGTAGAAGACaagttttatatttatttggAATATGTCCATCCCGGTTCAATAAATAAATACGTTCGCGAACATTGTGGTGCGATAACAGAATCTGTTGTTCGGAATTTCACGCGCCATATTCTTTCAGGATTGGCTTACTTGCATAGTAAAAAAACAATTCACAGGTACTTACCTAGTAAATGAAATCTCTACCAGATATTTGTGCAAATATTTTTAGTGGAGagtgatttttcttttttctttttttagacTTACTATTTTAGTTTGTATTTGGACCATTTGATGACATTCTATTTTCCTTTTCTTGTATGCAATTAGGGACATCAAAGGGGCTAACTTGCTTGTTGATTCTGCTGGTGTTGTTAAGCTTGCTGACTTTGGGATGGCCAAGCATGTGAGTTGTAAAATTCCCTCTATGATATATTTCTGGTCCTGTCCTTATCCATCGAGAGAATGGTTCTCTGATTGTTCTAGAAATACTTTAGATTTCTAAGCGGTTAAAAGATTCCCCAAGAAGGAATTTGCATCACAAATTCAGGCATTTTGTTAAAAAGTACaaatttattgttttgaagtttCATTTCCTTTGGTTGGAAATAAACAGTTCTGTCAACCATTACAGCATATTCAGTTGTAGTTGTCTAAAGAGTCTTCTTGCAGAAAATCCTGTAAATCTGTTAAGTTCCATTGCTTCAACTAGTATTTTGTAtgcttacctttagatttgtgAACTGTTGAAAAGAAGGGATTCTCTAAGTTTTATCTGTTCTATAGTTTGAATTTAATTATTGTTTCTTTTGAAATTTACTTGTTGGtttcaccaccaccattgctgcCAGCAGTAATTTTGTGCACATTATAATACTCTTGGGATCTCTATATCCACAGCTAACTGGACATTCTGCTGATCTTTCTTTGAAGGGAAGTCCATACTGGATGGCCCCAGAGGTATATTCTTACTCTACATTACTCCGTGATGTCTGTCTCATGCATTTTTTACTCACACTTGTTTCCCATACAGCTTATGCAAGTAGTTATGCAAAAAGATAACAGCTCTGAACTAGCTTTTGCTATTGATATTTGGAGTTTGGGTTGTACAATTATTGAAATGTTCACGGGGAAGCCTCCTTGGAGTGAGTACGAAGGAGTAAGCACGAGCTACAAATTTCCCCTTTTCTTTTATCTGTTTGTTATTCAGAGCACTTTACTACTTTAGTACCATGTAGCATGATTATAACTCTCATGGACAGGTGATACCAAAATCTGTTCAATTACAACTACAACTTCATATTGAGACAGTGTTTTTATATGTCCTTGTGTGAGATGCTGAGGTTTGCTTATCGAAAAATAACGTATAAACTTCTTATGTAACAATGCAGGCCGCAGCTATGTTTAAGGTTATGAAGGATACCCCTCACATA from Lotus japonicus ecotype B-129 chromosome 2, LjGifu_v1.2 includes:
- the LOC130740808 gene encoding mitogen-activated protein kinase kinase kinase 5 isoform X1 gives rise to the protein MRWLSTFASSSSTATSSSSSSSSSSPTTLKSSPSTSVSKNTRGTWLFGSGKKSTRARKLRHVVTEDDTSVYEAVAVAPFSRSPSARSYLRSNTSSSVAPQPLPLPELPSPSQLRQKDASDCRLPSPRDTTSAPSCRSQEHEAPIEPVSIVTTGFRMRSVFASQETRKNSEHMEMRSPGTGGCASTTASTRGNNNFSISVPSRSAHSSPFASPTISPKNTSHDDFIPYYYVSPKGSQFWSAPEMPTSEAHPPPAFFDLSALGTDNNATSPHQRSPRQQHITSPLPRLSHDTATARRESIAPLTVHPLPLPPWAGTSLPSPSATFSQPVAMARTESLSMTSQWQKGKLIGRGTFGSVYVATNRETGALCAMKEAEIFSDDPKSAECIKQLEQEINVLSHLKHPNIVQYFGSEIVEDKFYIYLEYVHPGSINKYVREHCGAITESVVRNFTRHILSGLAYLHSKKTIHRDIKGANLLVDSAGVVKLADFGMAKHLTGHSADLSLKGSPYWMAPELMQVVMQKDNSSELAFAIDIWSLGCTIIEMFTGKPPWSEYEGAAAMFKVMKDTPHIPETLSPEGKDFLRLCFKRNPAERPTASMLLEHRFLRNLQQPDISSSSQLHNGISSMDSHSPRGLSENPNTQIGKGKSTAESSIAVPYSLYSSQLL
- the LOC130740808 gene encoding mitogen-activated protein kinase kinase kinase 5 isoform X2, with the translated sequence MRWLSTFASSSSTATSSSSSSSSSSPTTLKSSPSTSVSKNTRGTWLFGSGKKSTRARKLRHVVTEDDTSVYEAVAVAPFSRSPSARSYLRSNTSSSVAPQPLPLPELPSPSQLRQKDASDCRLPSPRDTTSAPSCRSQEHEAPIEPVSIVTTGFRMRSVFASQETRKNSEHMEMRSPGTGGCASTTASTRGNNNFSISVPSRSAHSSPFASPTISPKNTSHDDFIPYYYVSPKGSQFWSAPEMPTSEAHPPPAFFDLSALGTDNNATSPHQRSPRQQHITSPLPRLSHDTATARRESIAPLTVHPLPLPPWAGTSLPSPSATFSQPVAMARTESLSMTSQWQKGKLIGRGTFGSVYVATNRETGALCAMKEAEIFSDDPKSAECIKQLEQEINVLSHLKHPNIVQYFGSEIVEDKFYIYLEYVHPGSINKYVREHCGAITESVVRNFTRHILSGLAYLHSKKTIHRDIKGANLLVDSAGVVKLADFGMAKHLTGHSADLSLKGSPYWMAPELMQVVMQKDNSSELAFAIDIWSLGCTIIEMFTGKPPWSEYEGAAAMFKVMKDTPHIPETLSPEGKDFLRLCFKRNPAERPTASMLLEHRFLRNLQQPDISSSSQLHNGISSMDSHSPRGLSENPNTQIGKGKSTAESIAVPYSLYSSQLL